One Candidatus Bathyarchaeota archaeon DNA segment encodes these proteins:
- a CDS encoding flavodoxin family protein, whose protein sequence is MKVLAIQSSPNLNGLTSSLAQSVLKGVRDEGGETELIHLNKLNLKPCIACDNGWGKCGDEGGCILEDDFQNLTDKIGKCDALVFATPVYWHDLSEFAKIFLDRLRRCETSVGFKTFTGKKVIGIASAGGSGRGAVRALYNLEDYLRRLGFDIFDLVPVTRFSKDHKFEMLEKAGRRLIRG, encoded by the coding sequence GTGAAAGTTCTTGCTATTCAGTCGAGTCCTAACTTAAATGGGTTGACGTCAAGTCTCGCCCAATCCGTTCTCAAGGGCGTAAGAGATGAGGGTGGAGAGACCGAACTTATTCACCTAAATAAGCTGAACCTTAAGCCGTGCATTGCCTGTGACAATGGATGGGGAAAGTGCGGGGATGAAGGGGGCTGTATTCTTGAAGATGACTTCCAGAATTTGACGGATAAGATAGGCAAATGTGATGCATTAGTTTTTGCTACTCCTGTGTACTGGCATGATTTAAGCGAGTTTGCTAAGATCTTTCTGGATCGTCTTCGTAGATGTGAGACTAGTGTAGGCTTTAAGACTTTTACTGGTAAGAAAGTGATTGGGATAGCTTCGGCTGGTGGAAGTGGTCGAGGTGCAGTTCGCGCTCTTTATAATCTTGAAGATTATCTTAGGAGGCTTGGGTTCGATATCTTCGATTTGGTTCCGGTAACTCGGTTCTCAAAGGATCATAAGTTTGAGATGTTGGAAAAGGCAGGTAGACGGCTGATTAGGGGATAG
- a CDS encoding 2-oxo acid dehydrogenase subunit E2 — translation MVTKILMPRLSLTMKTGSVIQWFKKEGETVEKGEPVVEVLSEKVTYDVEASTAGVLRKILAEEGVDMPVGATLALIAAPDEELPEVEVAIAAEAPPTKLVEKAAVRKETETTVVRERVLASPAAKRLAKERNIDLTQVQGTGPEGRIAEEDVKRFIEEKTELTPRVREVIPLTGIRRTTAERVASSFQTAPHSFIIMDVDMTEAVKLQEKTQSSYTAILVYAVAKALREHPTVNSTLIDGKIQVYEDINIGVAVSTDKGLVVPIIGNADKKQLAKTSSELEELAEKARRGKLSKEQLTGGTFTVTNLGMYGVKTFLPIINPPEAAILAAGCTVEKPVAAGKEIVVKPVMTLTLAYDHRIIDGAPASIFLRKIKEIIEARITTE, via the coding sequence TTGGTCACAAAAATCCTCATGCCCCGACTCAGCCTAACAATGAAAACTGGTAGCGTAATCCAATGGTTTAAGAAAGAAGGCGAAACAGTTGAAAAAGGCGAACCCGTTGTAGAAGTGCTTTCCGAAAAAGTCACATACGACGTTGAGGCATCTACGGCAGGGGTTCTTCGAAAAATCTTAGCTGAGGAGGGTGTGGACATGCCTGTGGGCGCCACACTTGCTTTGATAGCTGCACCCGACGAGGAGTTGCCCGAAGTTGAAGTTGCAATTGCAGCTGAGGCTCCTCCTACTAAACTTGTCGAAAAGGCTGCGGTAAGGAAAGAAACAGAGACAACTGTAGTCAGAGAACGTGTTTTGGCTTCACCCGCAGCAAAAAGACTGGCGAAAGAACGCAACATCGATTTGACGCAAGTACAAGGCACTGGTCCTGAAGGAAGAATTGCAGAAGAAGATGTCAAACGTTTCATAGAAGAAAAAACCGAGCTGACACCACGGGTAAGAGAGGTAATTCCTTTAACGGGTATTAGGAGAACAACTGCAGAACGTGTTGCTTCCAGTTTTCAGACAGCACCCCACAGCTTCATCATAATGGATGTTGACATGACGGAAGCCGTAAAACTGCAAGAAAAAACCCAGTCTTCCTACACAGCAATATTGGTCTATGCGGTGGCGAAGGCTTTGCGTGAGCATCCAACGGTAAACTCCACGTTAATAGATGGGAAAATCCAAGTTTATGAAGACATTAACATAGGCGTAGCTGTTTCCACCGACAAGGGTCTTGTTGTTCCTATTATAGGTAATGCAGATAAAAAACAGCTTGCAAAAACATCTTCAGAATTAGAGGAATTAGCTGAGAAAGCACGACGGGGTAAGCTGTCAAAGGAACAATTAACTGGTGGAACTTTTACGGTGACAAACCTTGGAATGTATGGTGTGAAAACGTTCTTGCCAATAATCAATCCTCCTGAGGCCGCCATACTTGCAGCGGGATGTACGGTGGAGAAACCAGTTGCCGCAGGTAAAGAAATTGTAGTCAAGCCTGTGATGACGCTTACGCTTGCGTATGACCACAGAATAATAGACGGCGCACCCGCATCCATATTCTTGAGAAAAATAAAAGAAATAATTGAAGCGAGAATTACAACTGAATAA
- the rpiA gene encoding ribose 5-phosphate isomerase A: protein MDWRDNAKKMAAVNAVEHVKEGFIVGLGSGTTVAYAFQELGKRIRQKKLRIYGVPTSYQAFLLAVQHSIPITTLNEHPQLDVAIDGADQVDEELNMIKGMGGALTREKIVASASKMNVIIVDETKLTKKLGVNQPVPVEVLPFALSTVTAKLHMLGSKPILREAEKKLGPVVTDNGNFILDVHFGPIDSPKELNRKLKVIPGIVETGLFVDIASIVYIGGKEAVRKLEK, encoded by the coding sequence TTGGATTGGCGGGACAACGCCAAAAAGATGGCGGCTGTAAATGCAGTTGAACACGTTAAGGAGGGTTTTATTGTAGGCTTAGGAAGCGGGACAACAGTTGCTTACGCTTTTCAAGAGCTTGGCAAGAGAATACGTCAGAAGAAATTGCGGATTTACGGCGTTCCAACATCTTATCAAGCTTTCCTACTGGCTGTGCAACATAGCATCCCCATAACAACACTGAACGAACATCCCCAACTCGACGTAGCAATAGATGGTGCAGACCAAGTGGACGAAGAGCTTAACATGATAAAAGGCATGGGTGGGGCGCTAACTCGAGAAAAAATAGTGGCGTCTGCGTCAAAAATGAACGTTATCATAGTAGATGAGACAAAGTTGACAAAGAAGTTAGGCGTTAATCAACCCGTTCCAGTTGAAGTTTTACCCTTCGCCTTGTCCACCGTAACAGCAAAATTACACATGTTGGGTAGCAAGCCCATATTACGTGAGGCAGAAAAGAAACTTGGCCCTGTAGTCACGGATAACGGAAACTTCATCCTTGACGTGCACTTCGGACCAATTGACAGCCCAAAAGAGCTAAATCGAAAGCTAAAGGTTATCCCAGGAATAGTTGAAACCGGATTATTCGTGGACATAGCAAGCATTGTCTACATTGGCGGGAAAGAAGCTGTTCGGAAACTAGAAAAGTAG
- a CDS encoding helix-turn-helix domain-containing protein produces the protein MICGRNRILEEISDGCRLYLNVHECHCMKQDTIVRHIGELGILNIFPNLIENSWAYHRLVVFRHEDLEELLRRLENWGWVYKILRKVPFDGFIASSLTLSADALFSDLTKKQIEAMLTAHRHGYYNLPRNADVQTIAAKEKVPRTTFQEHLKKAENKVVGALVPYIQLFNHVSPKKRKSLKVK, from the coding sequence ATGATTTGCGGTAGAAACAGGATTCTCGAGGAAATATCTGACGGTTGTAGGCTTTATCTAAACGTACATGAATGTCATTGTATGAAACAAGACACAATTGTCAGGCATATTGGTGAATTAGGCATTCTCAACATTTTCCCAAACTTGATAGAGAATAGCTGGGCTTATCATCGTCTCGTAGTATTTAGACACGAAGACCTAGAGGAACTCTTGCGACGCCTTGAGAATTGGGGATGGGTTTACAAGATTTTGCGCAAAGTCCCCTTCGACGGGTTTATTGCGAGTTCTTTGACGCTTTCAGCTGACGCCCTATTTTCTGACTTGACTAAGAAACAGATAGAAGCAATGCTAACTGCGCATCGACATGGCTACTACAACTTGCCAAGGAACGCTGATGTTCAAACGATAGCTGCTAAAGAAAAAGTGCCACGCACGACGTTTCAAGAACACCTTAAAAAGGCTGAAAACAAAGTGGTGGGAGCTCTAGTTCCATATATTCAACTATTTAACCACGTGTCGCCAAAGAAAAGAAAAAGCCTCAAGGTAAAGTAA
- a CDS encoding CoA transferase subunit A gives MAWRDPDEHRRWVLENKSRSLEDKQTNLKEAIAKFLHNGDYIAMGGFGHIRVSMAAIYEIIRQRKRNLVMAGKTGVHDFDTLVASGCVSKAEVAYCFGHELRGLSPASRRAVENGRVKVVAEISNAGFQWRFKAAAMGLPSIPTRVMLGTDTFRHSSAKIMKDPFSGKPICFLPACYPDVVFVHVHRCDKYGNSQIDGIVVEDFELARAARRLIITTEEVIDEEKIRKEPWKTVIPFYLVDAVVEVPYGSHPGNMPYLYYSDEEHMAEWLKLSKTDEGVKQYFEKYVYGVESFEEYLHLIGGDQKLRYLRQVEQLKVPVKAPWKEG, from the coding sequence TTGGCGTGGCGCGACCCAGATGAGCATCGAAGATGGGTCTTAGAAAACAAGTCCAGAAGCCTTGAAGACAAGCAGACGAATTTGAAAGAGGCGATTGCTAAGTTTTTGCATAATGGAGATTACATAGCTATGGGTGGATTTGGTCACATTAGAGTTTCTATGGCCGCTATCTATGAAATTATAAGGCAAAGGAAACGTAATCTTGTAATGGCTGGGAAGACTGGCGTTCACGACTTTGACACACTCGTGGCATCAGGTTGCGTAAGCAAGGCGGAGGTAGCCTACTGCTTCGGACACGAGCTTCGAGGCTTGTCGCCAGCATCTAGAAGAGCAGTTGAGAACGGAAGGGTAAAAGTTGTAGCTGAAATTTCAAACGCCGGCTTCCAGTGGCGCTTCAAAGCGGCAGCTATGGGTCTTCCATCTATTCCAACACGCGTGATGCTGGGCACCGACACCTTTAGACACAGTTCTGCGAAGATTATGAAAGACCCATTCAGTGGAAAACCTATATGCTTTCTCCCAGCATGCTATCCAGATGTAGTCTTTGTACATGTACATCGATGCGATAAGTATGGAAACTCTCAAATTGATGGCATAGTTGTCGAGGATTTTGAGCTTGCCAGAGCCGCACGTAGGCTAATCATAACAACTGAAGAAGTCATAGATGAAGAGAAAATCAGAAAAGAACCTTGGAAAACAGTGATTCCTTTCTATTTGGTTGACGCTGTTGTCGAGGTGCCTTATGGATCTCATCCCGGCAACATGCCATACCTTTACTACTCGGATGAGGAGCACATGGCGGAGTGGCTTAAGCTTTCAAAAACAGATGAGGGAGTAAAACAGTATTTCGAAAAATACGTATACGGAGTTGAATCCTTCGAGGAGTATCTACATTTGATTGGTGGAGACCAAAAGCTTAGGTATCTTAGACAAGTTGAGCAACTTAAAGTGCCTGTGAAAGCACCTTGGAAGGAAGGCTGA
- the topA gene encoding DNA topoisomerase I, with translation MKRVKFASLEGAFMGKYTLIVAEKPTAAERIAKALDKKSKPKVHKEKGVPYFVAERDKTIVVVSALGHLYTVAKGKGGRSHYPIFKFEWAPRYLVEKGAQRTKVWIETISNLALNADVFIDACDYDIEGSLIGYSILNYACGKADVAKRMKYSTLTKTELEQAYNHPLPALDFSLIEAGKARHEVDWLYGINLSRALTSAFKRASGRYATLSTGRVQGPALRFLVLREDSIACFVPTPYWIVKAQVEVQGKLYEAGYEKKTIENKAEADEIVGACKGRTGEIARIEEKTFRQNPPVPFDLGTLQNEAYRLFGYNPRRTTNLAERLYLGALISYPRTSSQKLPPTINYKSILTGLHRKSTYSKLASELLRLERLRPKEGKKEDSAHPAVYPTGNLPERRLAVSERKLWDLIVRRFMAVFGEPATKQSVKVEIDLNDYRFFLSGRKVLKEGWIRFYKPYVRFDEVLLPDVEEDEKVKVKNVICEDKFTKPPPRYNPNSLLKKMETEGIGTKATRADIIQTLYNRKYITQESIRVTELGKGVTETLQKHAPTIVSVKLTRELEEKMQRIQDNEEKRENVLAEAINRLKLVLEELESREETIGQVLSEAVRQSKPQERIVGDCPTCETGKLVILRSRKTGKRFVGCTNYFKGSCKTSSPLPQRGTVKPTGRTCSVCDWPTVIVFMRGRRSWRLCLNPVCPRKEERKKRVEMQNLRQRSR, from the coding sequence ATGAAAAGGGTGAAATTTGCAAGTCTTGAGGGCGCCTTTATGGGAAAGTATACTTTGATCGTCGCTGAAAAACCGACTGCTGCTGAACGTATTGCCAAAGCTCTGGACAAGAAGAGCAAGCCGAAGGTGCATAAAGAAAAAGGCGTTCCGTATTTCGTTGCTGAGAGAGATAAGACGATTGTTGTTGTTTCAGCCCTTGGGCATCTTTACACCGTTGCCAAAGGAAAAGGCGGAAGATCTCACTATCCGATTTTCAAGTTTGAATGGGCTCCTCGATACTTGGTTGAGAAAGGCGCTCAACGAACCAAGGTGTGGATTGAAACCATTTCCAATCTGGCTTTGAATGCCGACGTGTTTATAGATGCTTGCGACTATGACATCGAAGGCAGCCTCATCGGCTACAGCATCCTCAACTATGCTTGTGGCAAGGCAGATGTTGCTAAACGAATGAAATATTCCACGCTGACAAAAACCGAGCTAGAACAAGCCTACAACCATCCTTTGCCAGCACTTGATTTCAGTCTCATAGAAGCCGGGAAAGCTAGGCACGAAGTAGACTGGCTTTATGGCATAAACCTTTCAAGAGCACTGACTTCAGCGTTTAAACGAGCAAGCGGCAGATACGCAACTCTAAGCACAGGCAGAGTGCAAGGTCCAGCTTTGCGGTTTTTAGTCTTAAGAGAGGATTCCATCGCCTGCTTTGTTCCCACACCCTATTGGATCGTCAAAGCCCAAGTTGAAGTGCAAGGTAAGCTTTACGAAGCAGGATACGAAAAGAAAACGATAGAGAACAAAGCAGAAGCAGATGAAATAGTTGGAGCTTGCAAGGGAAGGACAGGTGAAATAGCGAGAATTGAAGAAAAAACATTTAGACAAAACCCTCCAGTTCCCTTTGACTTAGGCACACTGCAAAACGAAGCCTATCGCCTCTTCGGCTACAATCCGAGACGAACAACCAACCTAGCTGAACGCCTTTACCTAGGCGCGTTAATTTCCTATCCAAGAACAAGCAGCCAAAAACTACCACCTACAATCAACTACAAATCCATTCTTACTGGGTTGCACAGAAAATCAACTTATAGTAAACTAGCTTCAGAACTACTTAGACTTGAAAGACTGAGGCCTAAAGAAGGCAAAAAAGAAGACTCTGCACACCCAGCCGTCTACCCAACGGGCAATCTGCCAGAACGCAGACTAGCTGTTTCTGAACGGAAACTTTGGGACTTGATTGTGAGACGCTTTATGGCGGTGTTCGGCGAACCTGCTACAAAACAAAGCGTGAAGGTTGAGATTGACTTGAATGACTACCGCTTTTTCTTGTCTGGCCGCAAAGTTCTCAAGGAAGGATGGATACGCTTCTACAAGCCATACGTTCGCTTTGATGAAGTCTTACTTCCAGATGTTGAAGAAGACGAAAAGGTCAAAGTAAAAAATGTAATTTGTGAAGACAAATTCACTAAGCCGCCGCCCCGCTATAACCCCAACAGTCTTCTCAAAAAGATGGAAACAGAGGGAATTGGCACCAAAGCCACAAGAGCAGACATAATTCAAACACTTTACAATAGAAAATATATTACACAAGAAAGCATCAGAGTAACAGAACTAGGCAAAGGTGTCACAGAAACCCTCCAAAAACACGCTCCCACAATAGTTTCAGTCAAGCTAACACGAGAACTTGAAGAAAAAATGCAACGCATCCAAGACAATGAAGAAAAACGAGAAAACGTCCTTGCAGAAGCTATTAATCGTTTGAAACTAGTGTTGGAAGAACTTGAAAGCCGAGAGGAGACGATAGGTCAAGTTCTAAGTGAAGCTGTTAGACAGTCAAAGCCGCAAGAGCGTATAGTTGGCGACTGCCCAACGTGTGAAACGGGCAAACTCGTAATCCTCCGCTCCCGTAAAACTGGCAAACGTTTCGTCGGATGCACCAACTACTTCAAAGGCAGCTGCAAAACCTCTTCTCCCCTCCCTCAACGTGGCACAGTGAAACCAACGGGAAGAACTTGTAGCGTCTGTGATTGGCCAACGGTTATAGTCTTTATGAGAGGACGAAGGTCTTGGAGATTGTGCCTAAATCCTGTTTGTCCCAGAAAAGAAGAGAGGAAGAAACGTGTTGAAATGCAAAATTTGCGGCAAAGAAGCCGTTAA
- a CDS encoding CBS domain-containing protein: MAGIVLVRDVMSKDVKVIRPDTLVKEVVATMNKFDIGSIVVVQSNRPVGIITERDILRRIVEPCLAPEALRAREVMTSPVITIRDTASVDEGAKIMARKRIKRLLVMNNDKLVGILTFTDIVTQVPNMLRILEELVRPQHRSY; the protein is encoded by the coding sequence ATGGCAGGAATAGTTCTTGTCAGAGACGTTATGTCAAAAGACGTAAAAGTAATTAGACCTGACACACTTGTCAAAGAAGTCGTTGCTACGATGAACAAGTTCGACATAGGCTCTATTGTAGTGGTGCAGAGTAACCGCCCGGTAGGCATTATAACTGAACGTGACATTCTTCGAAGAATAGTGGAGCCGTGTTTAGCGCCAGAAGCTTTGCGTGCGAGAGAAGTTATGACAAGCCCTGTGATAACCATTCGCGATACTGCCAGCGTCGATGAAGGGGCGAAGATTATGGCGAGGAAAAGAATTAAGAGGCTTCTTGTTATGAACAACGACAAACTTGTTGGAATACTCACATTCACCGACATAGTAACGCAGGTTCCTAACATGCTGAGAATACTGGAGGAACTTGTAAGACCCCAACACCGTTCATACTAG
- a CDS encoding alpha-ketoacid dehydrogenase subunit beta, whose amino-acid sequence MREITFRDALREALLEEMRRDKNVFLLGEDIGRYWEGAFKVTKGLAKEFGDERVRDTPISESAIVGAAVGAAITGMRPVAEIMFGDLTTLAMDQIANQAAKIRYMFGGQAKVPLVVRTPFGGGVNIAAHHSQSLEAWFMHVPGLFVAVPSTPYDAKGLLKAAIRSDNPVVFCEHKLLYPIEGLIPEEDYTIPFRAADVKKEGKDVTIVATMFMVHKALEAAKTLEKDGLSVEVVDPRTLVPLDKEAIINSVKKTGRLVIVSEDCKTAGVTAEIAAVVAEEAIDYLDAPIKRVAEPDTPIPFSPPLEKYVIPDERRIIEAVKEIV is encoded by the coding sequence ATGCGAGAAATAACTTTTAGAGATGCGCTTCGCGAGGCACTGTTGGAAGAGATGCGACGAGACAAAAACGTGTTTCTCTTGGGTGAAGATATAGGGCGCTACTGGGAGGGCGCTTTCAAGGTGACTAAAGGGTTGGCTAAAGAGTTCGGTGACGAACGTGTCAGAGATACTCCAATCAGTGAATCTGCCATCGTAGGGGCTGCAGTTGGTGCTGCAATAACTGGCATGCGGCCTGTTGCAGAAATTATGTTCGGCGACTTAACAACTCTTGCCATGGATCAGATAGCTAACCAAGCAGCCAAAATTCGCTACATGTTTGGTGGACAAGCAAAAGTGCCTCTAGTCGTCAGAACTCCTTTCGGTGGAGGCGTTAACATTGCAGCCCACCATTCTCAAAGTCTTGAGGCGTGGTTTATGCATGTACCTGGACTATTTGTTGCAGTTCCTTCAACGCCTTATGATGCGAAAGGACTGTTGAAAGCAGCAATAAGAAGCGACAATCCCGTAGTGTTTTGCGAGCATAAGCTTCTCTATCCAATTGAAGGCTTGATACCCGAAGAAGACTACACGATTCCGTTCCGTGCTGCTGACGTCAAAAAGGAAGGTAAAGACGTAACAATAGTTGCCACTATGTTCATGGTTCACAAAGCCTTGGAGGCGGCGAAAACACTTGAAAAAGATGGCCTAAGTGTTGAAGTCGTTGACCCGCGGACGCTTGTTCCCCTAGACAAAGAAGCCATAATCAACTCGGTGAAGAAAACAGGACGCTTAGTCATCGTAAGCGAAGACTGCAAAACAGCCGGAGTGACTGCGGAAATTGCCGCTGTGGTTGCTGAGGAAGCCATAGACTATCTTGACGCTCCGATAAAACGAGTTGCTGAACCAGACACTCCGATTCCCTTCAGTCCACCGCTAGAAAAATATGTTATACCTGACGAAAGACGCATAATAGAAGCGGTGAAAGAAATCGTTTAG
- a CDS encoding radical SAM protein, with the protein MTITGLHLLQTYKCNFECDHCFVYSRPDAEGVMKISDIRQILNEAKRVGHIKWIYFEGGEPFLYYQTMLWGLRAAKDFGFKRGIVTNAYWATSVEDAKEWLTPISQIGISDLSISDDAYHYGETEENLTKYAYEAAEDLGLPVSKITIEDPKKYMKEIKWKGKPVVEGRVLFKGRAVEKLVEVLPTKPWTEFDKCLDEDFSNQSRVHIDPFSYVHICQGITIGNMKQTPLSELFANFNPEKHPICAPILKGGPAELVREYGIEHEEGYIDECHLCYSTRLRLRNRFPNILAPDQIYGL; encoded by the coding sequence ATGACAATAACAGGGTTGCATCTTCTTCAAACCTACAAATGCAACTTCGAATGCGACCATTGTTTCGTTTACAGCCGCCCCGACGCAGAAGGCGTAATGAAAATATCAGACATACGCCAAATTCTCAATGAAGCAAAACGTGTTGGACATATTAAGTGGATATACTTTGAGGGTGGTGAACCCTTCCTCTACTATCAAACCATGCTTTGGGGCCTGCGCGCAGCTAAAGACTTCGGTTTTAAAAGGGGAATAGTTACGAACGCTTACTGGGCCACATCTGTCGAAGATGCGAAAGAATGGCTTACCCCAATTTCTCAGATTGGCATTTCTGACTTGTCTATAAGTGATGACGCTTACCATTATGGCGAGACTGAGGAGAACCTTACCAAATACGCTTACGAAGCAGCAGAAGACCTTGGCTTACCTGTTAGCAAGATTACTATCGAAGACCCAAAAAAATACATGAAGGAAATTAAGTGGAAGGGCAAGCCCGTTGTCGAAGGTAGAGTTTTGTTTAAAGGTCGCGCGGTGGAAAAACTCGTTGAAGTACTGCCTACCAAGCCTTGGACCGAATTTGACAAATGCTTAGACGAAGACTTTTCTAACCAAAGCCGAGTCCACATCGACCCTTTTAGCTATGTTCACATCTGTCAAGGCATTACGATAGGAAATATGAAGCAAACTCCGCTGTCGGAATTATTCGCCAATTTTAATCCAGAGAAACATCCGATATGTGCGCCAATTCTAAAAGGAGGACCAGCTGAACTTGTTAGAGAATACGGTATTGAACACGAAGAAGGCTACATTGACGAATGCCACTTATGCTATTCCACTCGTTTGAGGCTAAGAAACAGATTTCCTAACATTTTAGCTCCAGATCAAATCTATGGACTCTGA
- a CDS encoding 3-oxoacid CoA-transferase produces the protein MEMKVEYSTIELMACAASKILDDKKSILVGTGLPIIAAALAQKTHAPNLLIVFEAGGMGPQIPMLPISVGDSRTFYRALMASSMDYVMSTAQLGYVDYSFLGAAQIDMYGNINTTVIGSHEKPKVRLPGSGGANDAGSLCWRTIILMQQNKRKFVEKVDFLTTPGYLSGVGAREKAGLPADTGPYRVITQLGIMGFDEKTKRMTLLSVHPGVTADQVKASTEFKLIVSDNVTVTKPPTEKELEILRTEIDPAGMVLGRR, from the coding sequence ATGGAAATGAAGGTTGAGTATTCAACTATCGAGCTTATGGCTTGTGCAGCTTCCAAAATCCTTGATGATAAAAAATCAATCCTTGTTGGAACAGGACTTCCAATTATAGCTGCTGCTTTGGCTCAGAAAACCCATGCGCCTAATCTGCTCATAGTTTTTGAGGCTGGAGGAATGGGACCGCAAATACCGATGCTTCCTATATCCGTAGGGGATTCACGTACGTTTTATAGGGCGCTCATGGCCAGCAGCATGGATTACGTAATGTCTACCGCCCAGTTGGGCTACGTAGACTACAGTTTTCTAGGAGCTGCTCAAATAGACATGTACGGAAACATTAACACCACCGTAATAGGCTCACATGAAAAACCGAAAGTACGGTTGCCTGGAAGTGGCGGTGCAAATGATGCAGGTTCTCTTTGTTGGCGAACAATCATCCTCATGCAACAAAACAAACGAAAATTTGTGGAGAAAGTAGACTTTCTAACCACCCCTGGATATTTAAGCGGCGTTGGCGCTAGGGAGAAGGCTGGACTTCCAGCCGATACAGGTCCGTATCGTGTGATTACTCAGCTGGGGATCATGGGATTTGATGAGAAAACAAAGCGAATGACTCTGCTTTCGGTACATCCTGGAGTGACAGCTGACCAAGTTAAGGCTAGTACAGAGTTTAAACTAATCGTGTCTGACAATGTGACTGTAACAAAGCCGCCGACTGAGAAAGAATTGGAAATACTAAGAACGGAAATTGACCCTGCTGGGATGGTGTTAGGGCGAAGGTAA
- a CDS encoding ribose 1,5-bisphosphate isomerase has protein sequence MTKVNEKVKEIAQDIKRMKIRGAGKIARSAAEALLITAQQSKARKSSTLVKELETSAKLLLSTRPTAVSLPNSIRYIMFRVREAQKRNVKLEDLRSLVVKTATEFIQNSENAVKHIGEIGARRIEDGDFIMTHCNSAAVTAVLKTAFNQGKRFKVFVCETRPRFQGRITAKALSNVGIPTSLIVDGATRFFMAKMDKAIVGADAVAANGAVVNKIGTSMVALAAHESRVLFFVAAETYKFSPETMLGQLVKIEERGSSEILSEKALKRIPNVTVRNPSFDITPPEYIDLIVTERGIIPPQAAIMIIQDEFGSITAEELMEYQIYHLADEDEP, from the coding sequence ATGACGAAAGTTAACGAGAAAGTCAAAGAAATTGCCCAGGACATAAAAAGAATGAAAATACGTGGCGCAGGGAAAATCGCTAGATCTGCTGCTGAAGCGCTTCTTATAACTGCTCAGCAGTCGAAGGCTAGGAAATCTTCAACTTTGGTTAAGGAGCTTGAGACCTCAGCGAAGCTTCTTCTAAGCACTCGGCCGACAGCCGTGTCATTGCCAAACAGCATACGCTACATAATGTTTAGAGTTAGAGAAGCTCAAAAAAGAAACGTGAAATTGGAAGACTTGCGATCTCTTGTTGTTAAAACTGCGACAGAATTTATTCAAAACTCTGAAAATGCCGTAAAACATATTGGTGAAATTGGTGCTAGGCGAATAGAAGATGGCGATTTTATCATGACCCATTGCAATAGCGCTGCAGTCACAGCTGTGCTTAAAACGGCTTTTAATCAGGGTAAGCGCTTCAAAGTGTTTGTATGTGAAACGAGACCGCGCTTTCAGGGCAGAATAACCGCTAAGGCATTAAGCAATGTTGGAATACCTACTTCATTAATTGTTGATGGAGCTACCCGCTTTTTTATGGCAAAGATGGATAAGGCGATTGTTGGAGCCGACGCCGTAGCTGCTAATGGCGCTGTTGTAAATAAAATAGGAACTTCGATGGTGGCTTTGGCTGCACACGAGTCAAGAGTTCTATTCTTCGTAGCTGCAGAAACCTACAAGTTCAGCCCAGAGACCATGTTAGGGCAGCTTGTGAAAATAGAAGAACGTGGTTCTTCAGAAATCCTATCGGAAAAAGCACTAAAGAGAATACCGAATGTCACGGTGCGGAATCCTTCATTTGACATAACTCCTCCAGAGTACATAGACCTTATAGTTACAGAAAGGGGAATTATACCGCCTCAAGCAGCCATCATGATAATACAAGATGAGTTTGGCTCCATAACGGCAGAAGAATTGATGGAGTATCAAATATACCACTTGGCGGACGAAGACGAACCTTAA